Below is a window of bacterium DNA.
CACCGGGGTGCTCCGTCTTCAGGCTGGATGTCAGGCAATCTGCGCCGGGACCGGCGCCGCGAAGGCGACGCTACACAGACACCGCGGCTGGAGTCAACCCCGACTCCGTGGAACGCAGTCCGTGCCCTGCAACTTGCGCCGGCGCAAGTCGCCTTGCCACGAAGATCGGCACCGCCACTCGCGCGACGGTGCCGTGCCGTTCCCATTCGACCGTCTACCCGCCGTCGCGCGCCACCGGCACCTGCAACTCGGTCACGTACGCGGTCGGACCGCGCCCGGACCCGGGACCGACCAGGTACACCTCGCGATCCGGCCCGGTGATGTGGTAGCCGTTGCTTTCCACCCAGCCGAGCAGCGCCGCGTAGGCGTGGCGCAACTCCTCGTACGGGCCCTGGTGCACGGTGCAGGCCAGGCACGGCTCGGCCGGGAGCTCCCGTTCAAGCACGCGCGGGTGCGGAGGCAGGCGGCCCGCGAACGGCGCCGCCACCTCGATGTCCACGTCCTGTTCGCGGTACTCGCCGTCGTGGTACAACGCCAGCGGCGGTCCGGTGAACTGCAGTCGCGAGCTGCCGAGGAAGCCGCACAGCTCGCCGAAGAGCCGCTCGATGTCGGGATAGTGCGGGACCGTGTCCCGCAGCGCCGCCACGCGCAGCGCCGGCGCACTCTTGATCGTCACGTCGTAAGCGGGCATGTCGCCCTCCCTTTCGATCCGCGCCAGGTAGGCCTCGACGCGCGCAAGCCGCGTTAGACCGTCCGCGATCTCGCGCTCCAGCTGGGCGCGCCGCAGTCGCAGCATGCCGCGGATCTCGACCAGGCCCGGCTCCTCGTCCAGCAGATCACCGATCTCCTGGAGTGTGAGGCCGAGGTCCTTGAGGGCGATGATCCGCTGCAGCCGCGGCAACTGCGCAGCCGAGTAGAAGCGGTAACCACTTGAGCGATCGACGCGGGCCGGGACGAGCAGGCCACGCTCGTCGTACAGCCGCAGCGCCTTGACCGTCACCTGCGCCAGCCTTGAGAACTCACCGATCCTGAACACATGCCCCTCCCGGATGGGGACTGCGCAAGCCTGCGCGGACAACCATGGAGTCTCCCCCGGGGGGAGAGTCAAGCGGCCTGCGGATGCTGCCTCAGGCGCCAGTTCACGAGCGCAGCCAGGAAGGCCAGCGATGCCATGAGCCGCAGCGTCCACGAGATGCCGACGGGGACCGCGTCCGGGCCGTGATGTGCCAGCGCGGTGGTGTAGAAGGCGCCGGCAAGTCCCACGCCCAGGACCATGCCGACGTTTCGCGACGCCGCCAGGACACCGGAGGCGATGCCCCGCCGGTGGGCCGGCGCCGCGCCGAGCAGCTGGCTGTTGTTGGGCGCCACGAACAGCCCGATGCCGAAGCCGACCACGACCATCCCGAGGATCACGACCCGCACCGGCGATGCGGCTCCCAGCGTGGACAGGATCCCGAGCCCGGCTGCGAGGAACAGCAGGCCGGCAACGACAAGGATGCGCGTGCCGTAGCGGTCGGAGAGCGTGCCCGCCGCGGGCGCGGTCGCCATCATCACGAGCGGCTGGCACATCAGCAGCAGCCCCGCAGTTCCGGGCGCATAGCCCCTCCAGGCCAGGTAGTAGGGAAGCAGGAACAGGACGGCGAAGATGGTCACGTAGGTGAGCATGGCCGTCCAGACCGCGCCCGAGAACAGCGGCAGGCGAAAGAGGGCGAGGTCGAGCATGGGCTCCGGCACGCGACGTTCCACGGCGATGAAGGCACCCAGCGCGACGACGGCAACCACGGAGAGCCCGCAGATCGGCAACGACGCCCAGCCCCAGTCGTGCCCCTTGTTGAGCGCGAGGAGCAGCGTGAGCAGGCCGACGAAGAACAGGGCGGCTCCCGCAATGTCGAAGCGCGCCCGCGACACGGCCGGGCGGTCACGCTCCACGGACCGCCACGCCAGCCAGCAGCCGAAAGCGCCGATGGGAAGGTTCACGTAGAAGACCGAGGCCCAGCCGAAGTGCGTGGACAGGAATCCGCCGAGAGGCGGCCCCGCGGCCAGGCCGAGATACGTCATCACGGCCTGGAGCCCGAGGGCGCGACCGCGCTCGGCAGGCGGAAAGCTCGCGCTCAGGATCGCGGGCGCCGTCGCGTACAGGAGTGACGCGAACAGGGCCTGGAGCGCGCGGGCGGCGACGAGCCAGCCGAGCGTCGGCGCCAGGCCGCACAACCCGGAGCTGAGCGTGAAGCCGGCGTACCCGGACAGGAAGATGACCTTGTGCCCGCGCAGGTCGCCGAGGCGACCGGCCACGAGCAGCAGGCCGCTGACGACGAGCAGGTAGACCGTCACCACCCACTCGACGTCGGCAACGCCCGCACCCAGCGACCGACCGAGCAACGGAAGCAGCGTATTGACGATGCTCCCGTCGAGGGCAGACATGAACGTGCTGATGCCGATCGCGATCAGGACGGTCCATTTCCGCGGCAAATGCTCGCTCATCAACCTGGCCTCTCGATCTTCCGTGTGACTCCGGGTCCCTGCCATTCACCCGAACGGAAGACCACGATAAGATTCCTGTTCGGCACCTCCAAGGACCTGGAGAAGAAATGCCAGACGTCAATAGTAGGATATCCCGCACCCTCGATCGACAAGTCATCGCACCGACGCGAATCGCCACTCCCAATTCGAGAATGTGCTTGCAGCCGCTCCAAGCACTCCTGTAGGATCAAGCTTCCTCGCCAGGAATCGTGTGGATCTGCCATGGGGTCGATGGTCCCTCGCCATCAGCCACCGGTCTGCCGGCGTCCACCCGGAAGACACCCACGATATTTCTGGAAGGGGCTCGCTCATGTTCAGCAAGACCATGCGCATCGGCGGCATTGTCATCTCCGCGTTGCTGGTCATCTCCATGATGATGGTGACGGGATGCGATCGGGAGCTCGGGACGATGCCGTCGATGACGGACGCCACCCTCGAGTCCGACACCTTCGGCGATGACGGCCCGCGCGTTCCCTACGTTGAAGGCGAAGTGATCGTCAAGTTCGCGACGGGCACCAAGGCCGCCGCCCGCGGTGCTGCGCTCGCCGCGGTCCAGGGCAGCGAGTCGTCGCGCATCCTGACGAAGGCGATGCAGGACGGTGGCGACCGTGAAGGCCTCACCATCGTGCGCACCCTGATGGACGCGCCTTCGGCCGCGCAGGTGCTGGCCGCCCAGCCTGGCGTCGAATATGCGGAGCCCAACTACTGCTACTACCACGATGCCGTCTCCAACGACACGTACTACACCAACGGCTCGCTGTGGGGCATGTACGGCGACGCCACCACGCCCGCCAACGTGTACGGCAGCCAGGCGGGCGAAGCCTGGGCCGCCGGCCACACGGGTTCGGCCAGTGTCTTCGTGGGCGAGATCGACGAGGGCATCATGTTCACGCACCCGGAACTCGCCGGGCAGGTCTGGACGAACCCCTACGACCTGGTGGACGGGATCGACAACGACGGCAACGGCTACATCGACGATATCCACGGCTGGGACTTCGACGGCAACAACAACACGATCTATGACGGCTCCATCGACGACCACGGCACCCATGTCGCCGGCACGATCGGCGCCAAGGGCGGCAACGCTCTCGGCGTGGCCGGCGTCTGCTGGAACGTCCAGATCATCTCGGGCAAGTTCCTGGGCAAGCGCGGCGGCACCTCGACCAACGCCATCCTCGCCCTCGACTACTTCACCGACCTCAAGAGCCGCCACGGCCTGAACATCGTGGCGACGAACAACTCCTGGGGCGGCGGCCTGTTCTCGCAGGCGCTCCAGGACGCGATCGAGCGCTCCAACCAGGCGAACATCGTGTTCGTGGCGGCGGCGGGGAACGCGACCGTGAACACCGACGTCACGGCCAGCTATCCCTCGTGCTACCCCAACGCCAACGTGATCGCGGTGGCCTCGATCACCTCCACCGGTACCCTGTCGAGCTTCTCGAACTACGGCCTGACCACCGTCGACCTCGGGGCGCCCGGCTCGTCGATCTACTCCACCATCCCGAGCAAGACGGGCGCTGCCAGCTACGCGTCGTACAGCGGCACCTCGATGGCGTGCCCGCATGTGACCGGCGGCGTGGCGCTCTACGCGGCAACGCACCCGGGCGCATCGGTGGCGACCATCAAGGCGGCTTTGGTGGGTAGTGTCGTTCCGACGCCGGCCCTGGCCGGCAAGTGCGTGACCGGCGGCCGGCTCAACGTGAGCGGCTTCTAGGTCGCGGAAAAAAAGGACTCCGGCTCCGGTCACCCTCTCGGGCGGCCGGGCCGGAGTCCTTGTTCCCGGCTGGCCTACTTCACCAGCATCAACCGCCGCACCATCTGCTGCGCCCCTGCCTGCAGGCGGCACACATAGCTGCCCGAGGCCACGGCGCGTCCGCGGTCGTCCTGTCCCTGCCAGACCGCTTGGTGGCGGCCGGCAGCGAAATCACCCGTCAGCAGCGTCGCGATGCGCCGTCCGTCGAGGGAGTAGACCGCCAGCTCGACGGGGCCCGCCTGCGCCAGCTCGAAGGACACCGTGGTGGCCGGGTTGAACGGGTTGGGATACGGAGCGTGCAGGACAGTCGCCGCCGGAACAGTCGTCGGCAGGTCCACCGCGCTGACGATGCCGTGGGCGATCGACAGCACCTGGTCGGCGGCCACGGCCACGCGCACGGTGCGGGTGCCGTCGGGCCAGCGCACGATCACGCTGTCGGCGACCGCCGATGCGCCCAGGCCGAAGGCCACCCGGCGTGCGTGCTGGGCCAGGCTCTCGCCGCCCGCCGACACCTCGCGCAACTGGCTCACCCCGCCGGCGACGACGCGCACGCGCGCGCCGATGGCCTCGAGGTTCGGTGCCTTGCCCGCCAGGTCGAGGTGCAGCCAGTGCCCGCGCGAGACGATCGTGTTCCGCAGCAGGACATTCGCCTGCCCGTCACGCGAGAGGTAGAGATCGAGGCCGCCGTCCCCGTCGATGTCGCCGCAGGCCACGGAAGTGGTCGGGCCTGTCGCGACGGCAGGCAGGTACGAGGCGGTGAATCCGCCCGCGCCGTTGCCGAACAGCAGCAGGTCCGGGGCGTTGAACCGGGCCACATAGATGTCGAGCCGGCCGTCGTTGTCGAGGTCGGCCATC
It encodes the following:
- a CDS encoding MFS transporter gives rise to the protein MSEHLPRKWTVLIAIGISTFMSALDGSIVNTLLPLLGRSLGAGVADVEWVVTVYLLVVSGLLLVAGRLGDLRGHKVIFLSGYAGFTLSSGLCGLAPTLGWLVAARALQALFASLLYATAPAILSASFPPAERGRALGLQAVMTYLGLAAGPPLGGFLSTHFGWASVFYVNLPIGAFGCWLAWRSVERDRPAVSRARFDIAGAALFFVGLLTLLLALNKGHDWGWASLPICGLSVVAVVALGAFIAVERRVPEPMLDLALFRLPLFSGAVWTAMLTYVTIFAVLFLLPYYLAWRGYAPGTAGLLLMCQPLVMMATAPAAGTLSDRYGTRILVVAGLLFLAAGLGILSTLGAASPVRVVILGMVVVGFGIGLFVAPNNSQLLGAAPAHRRGIASGVLAASRNVGMVLGVGLAGAFYTTALAHHGPDAVPVGISWTLRLMASLAFLAALVNWRLRQHPQAA
- a CDS encoding MerR family transcriptional regulator — translated: MFRIGEFSRLAQVTVKALRLYDERGLLVPARVDRSSGYRFYSAAQLPRLQRIIALKDLGLTLQEIGDLLDEEPGLVEIRGMLRLRRAQLEREIADGLTRLARVEAYLARIEREGDMPAYDVTIKSAPALRVAALRDTVPHYPDIERLFGELCGFLGSSRLQFTGPPLALYHDGEYREQDVDIEVAAPFAGRLPPHPRVLERELPAEPCLACTVHQGPYEELRHAYAALLGWVESNGYHITGPDREVYLVGPGSGRGPTAYVTELQVPVARDGG
- a CDS encoding S8 family serine peptidase — protein: MRIGGIVISALLVISMMMVTGCDRELGTMPSMTDATLESDTFGDDGPRVPYVEGEVIVKFATGTKAAARGAALAAVQGSESSRILTKAMQDGGDREGLTIVRTLMDAPSAAQVLAAQPGVEYAEPNYCYYHDAVSNDTYYTNGSLWGMYGDATTPANVYGSQAGEAWAAGHTGSASVFVGEIDEGIMFTHPELAGQVWTNPYDLVDGIDNDGNGYIDDIHGWDFDGNNNTIYDGSIDDHGTHVAGTIGAKGGNALGVAGVCWNVQIISGKFLGKRGGTSTNAILALDYFTDLKSRHGLNIVATNNSWGGGLFSQALQDAIERSNQANIVFVAAAGNATVNTDVTASYPSCYPNANVIAVASITSTGTLSSFSNYGLTTVDLGAPGSSIYSTIPSKTGAASYASYSGTSMACPHVTGGVALYAATHPGASVATIKAALVGSVVPTPALAGKCVTGGRLNVSGF